tgccagttttttaaccgtatcctaccctatccattatttggcgggtaggatggcgggtaaaaattttcttaaccgctggtaaacgggtagggtggcgggtataggccatatcctacccaccctacccgttgtgcagccctagctgTAACTTGTCTATAAAAGAAGACCTATGTCTTTCGTATTCGATAACACGTACAACATTAGAGTTCTTACACGAACCTAAtcagaaagaaaataaataaacccTTTTCTCAGGCATTATTAACTCTCTGTCTCAGTCATTCACTAGCTAGCTACTGAGTAACTCTTCTCCATTCCTTGTCTAGAAAAAATGCGTGCAACGTCATCTCATTAATTCAAACCCTCCTTAACATTCACCTTAATTCTTAATGAAGAGacatatctctttggtatttgatAACACGACATTACCTACAATTCTTACACAAACCCTTCTTCAACTTTACCTtaattcatcatcatcacaagatatttccttcatcataatcatcacaacAAAAAAGAACTTTCTCTTTCAAACGCTAGCTTCTCGGTATATTCATTCCTTCTGTTTTTGTATACAGACAAACTGAAAATCTCATGGATTTGAAAAAGATTTACACTGGTGAGGCGAAAGATAGGATTAGTGGATTACCTGACTCACTTCTTCATCACATCCTCTCTTTCCTTGATATCAAGCATGTTGCTCGTACTTGTTTACTTTCTAAAAGATGGAAATTCATATGGACCTGTATCCCGACTCTTGCTCTTCCGTACTTCCATTGCGAACCGCTCCCATCGTCCGAAACCGATAAGTTCATGGAATTTGTGGATAGAACATTGCTTCTTCATGATGCGTCAAATATTCTAGTGTTCCGTCTCCGGATGAATGAATACATGAGTGCATATCGGATTCATTCATGGATTGAAAAGTTATAATGTCCAGGAGTTCAATCTCATGTTTGAACATGACAAGCCTTTTTTTGTTCCTCTATCTCTTTTTACATGCGAGTCACTGGTTACTTTCGGCTAAGCGTGAATTATGCTACCCATCTTCCTAGAAGTTTCTGTTTTCCAAAACTCGAGAGCCTTCATCTCTCTGGAATCCGTTTTACTGATGATTGCTGCTGGAATGAGCAACACTTTTCTAATTGCCCTGTCCTTGAAAGTTTGACTTTGGAAGACTGTACTTGGTTTGACGTGACGAATTTCTGCATATCAATTCCTACACTGAAATTTTTAGAAATTTTAAACTTGAGAGAAGATGGTTTATTTAACTTGGCATATACTGAAAATGGTTTACGAAACTGTGCTCTCAAAATTGATGCACCAAATCTAGAGTCACTTGTCTATTGTGGTAGTTTGGCGAAGGAATATGTTCTTTCCAGCTTTCAAAGACTAGAATTTGCTGAAGTTTTTCTTGGTGGATACGATGGTGAACAACCAATAGGTTATGGTGCAGCAGCAAGTAAGTTTTTTCGAGCGCTTTCACACGTACGATGTCTAGAATTATATGCTGAAACCCTAGAGgtattcttctttctttctacTATCTTTGGGTTTTCATGTATTTCTTTCTACTAACAGCAACTAACTTGCCTCATGATTTGGACGAGTTGTTCCTGAAAGAAGGAAAAACCACTGATAAATCACTATTTCTATGGCTCAAAGCACTTCCTAATTTGAGGTGTCTCTCTCTTGAAGAGGCAAGTGCACTAAACTTTTGATTTTTGTTACCCATCTTttagaagaaatgaaaaaataagtCTTTGTTTTTACTTCTTTGCTTTATAATCCCAACTCAGAGCTGCGTTGCCGACAATATTGAAGAAGAACACAGTTGCGCTGATCATATGTTGTTTGCTGCTGGATGCATCTTTCAACACCTAGAGACAGTTTACATTGGGCCTTACAGTGGGAACGGGAGGCTGATGAGATGGGTGAAACTGATATTGAAGACTGCAAATGCTTTGAAAGCTGTGATACTTCGTCTAAGAAGTGGTGATGCGATAAATAAAGAAGCACTAATGTCAGACTTACGAAGTCTTCCTAGAGCCTCCCATGGATGTGAGTTTGGGTTTATAGAGTTAGGGTACTGATTATTGAAGAAACATTTCGGTTTGTTAGTTTTCTTGTTAGCATGCATTTAAGCGTTTTATTTGTAATTCAGTCTTAATCCTCACAATTTATTATGTAGAACTGAGCTTTTGTAACAAAGATGACAACTGGTTATGGCACCGTATAAGACATTGTCATCTATGAAAATTTATTCATGTATATGTGGATAGAATATTGCATCTTCATGACTCAAGGAAGTGCAGAAGTTCTCTCGACGTGAACGCTTGTATGCCTCTCATATTCATTGATGGATCTCCGATATAAAAAGGCATGCACAATATTAAGAATGTCCTTCATGTAATTATTTGATTATAATTTACATAACCTACAATAAAATGCCAGTACCAGGTTCAGGTAATCGATAGATGCTGTTGTTGGAACGTAACAGTATGTAGTACTTATCAAACCATGCCCTACGTATTTAACACACCAACTAGAAGATGATAAGGGTGAGTGTGCGacattgaaggaagaaaaattaGCGGCATTTAGTTTACCAGTAGTTGGAGCCTGACGTTTCAAGAAATATTTGTTGAGGTAGGACAAGGAACTATTTCTGTCATGAAGTAGTTTGGCTCGTACAATAAATAAGATCAGCACCAGCTCATTGAAGCATGCAGTTCTGAGAAAGAGAAAGGCTCCTAGAAGGTAAAAAATTGGTGGTTAAGAGGGTGAATATCTAACTCCGACTCAGGTCACTAAaattttccttattttccttcGCAGATATCCACTAGCATTCTTTCCCAGTCCTTGTCTTAAAACAATGCATTTAACATCATCTCATACCAAACCCTCTTCAACTCTACCTAGCTTCACCAGATCGGATCATCCCCTAGCTGTAAACTTGTCTATAAAAGAAGACCTTTGTCCTCCGTATTCGATAACATATACAGCATTACAATTCTTATACAAACCTCATCACAAAGAAAAAAGACCATTAGACCCTATTCTCTTCAAATGCTTTTCGGTTTATCCCGTAGGTTGATATGATCGCGGTGACAGTTGGAAACAACATATTTGGTACGAGTCGGACTCGGAAAATGCAAGTGCTTC
This genomic stretch from Papaver somniferum cultivar HN1 chromosome 5, ASM357369v1, whole genome shotgun sequence harbors:
- the LOC113280530 gene encoding FBD-associated F-box protein At3g52670-like, coding for MRVTGYFRLSVNYATHLPRSFCFPKLESLHLSGIRFTDDCCWNEQHFSNCPVLESLTLEDCTWFDVTNFCISIPTLKFLEILNLREDGLFNLAYTENGLRNCALKIDAPNLESLVYCGSLAKEYVLSSFQRLEFAEVFLGGYDGEQPIGYGAAATTNLPHDLDELFLKEGKTTDKSLFLWLKALPNLRCLSLEESCVADNIEEEHSCADHMLFAAGCIFQHLETVYIGPYSGNGRLMRWVKLILKTANALKAVILRLRSGDAINKEALMSDLRSLPRASHGCEFGFIELGY